A stretch of Henckelia pumila isolate YLH828 chromosome 4, ASM3356847v2, whole genome shotgun sequence DNA encodes these proteins:
- the LOC140860335 gene encoding SUMO-activating enzyme subunit 2-like encodes MAAELPHLSAIKGAKVLMVGAGGIGCELLKTLALSGFEDIHIIDMDTIEVSNLNRQFLFRQSHVGQSKAKVARDAVLKFRPQINITSYHANVKDPDFNVDFFRQFNVVLNGLDNLDARRHVNRLCLAASVPLIESGTTGFLGQVTVHVKGRTECYECQAKPAPKTYPVCTITSTPSKFVHCIVWAKELLFAKLFGDKNRENDLNVRSSDASVSSVQIEDVFERKVDENIEKYARRIYDHVFGYNIEVALSNEETWKNRNRPRPIYSKDVIPDDLIGQNGNLEKNSVLEDTSSVSAMASLGLKNPQDLWSLKENSKVFFEAVGLCFAKREKEIGNMIFDKDDQLAVEFVTAAANIRASSFGIPLHSLFEAKGIAGNIVHAVATTNAIIAGLIVIEAVKVLQNDTKSYRMTYCLEHPSRKMLLMPVEPFEPNKSCYVCSKTPLTLVVNTHRSKLRDIVDKIVKAKLGMNLPLIMHGSLLLYEVGEDLEEDEVANYAANLEKVLAKLPSPVTGGTTLTVEDLQQELKCSINVEHREEFDEEKEPDGMILSGWTEPPSEENNDNTAVDNGASTSAVPAATSLGTEEDELHIIPTQIGNKRKLSDISGSSLSDQSSVTIETKFKRKVEEIDDTDDLILLDERVSDSSKKKREQ; translated from the exons ATGGCTGCGGAACTTCCACATTTATCTGCAATCAAG GGCGCTAAGGTGCTTATGGTGGGAGCCGGCGGGATAGGGTGTGAGCTTCTCAAAACCCTGGCGCTCTCAGGGTTCGAAGATATTCATATC ATTGACATGGATACAATTGAAGTGAGCAACCTTAACAGACAATTCTTGTTTCGACAATCACATGTTGGGCAATCAAAAGCTAAA GTTGCTCGTGATGCTGTCTTAAAATTTAGGCCTCAGATCAACATCACATCATACCATGCAAATGTAAAGGATCCTGATTTCAATGTTGATTTCTTCAGGCAATTCAATGTTGTTTTGAATGGGCTCGATAATTTAGATGCCCGGAGACATGTGAACCGCCTTTGCTTGGCCGCTTCTGTTCCATTGATTGAAAGTGGAACCACTGGTTTTCTTGGACAG GTTACTGTTCATGTAAAGGGTAGAACGGAATGTTATGAATGCCAGGCGAAGCCAGCTCCTAAAACTTACCCTGTTTGTACCATCACAAGTACTCCATCAAAG TTTGTTCATTGCATTGTTTGGGCAAAGGAACTGCTTTTTGCTAAGTTATTTGGGGATAAAAATCGAGAAAATGATTTAAATGTTCGTTCAAGTGATGCCTCCGTTTCGTCAGTACAAATAGAAGATGTTTTTGAGCGCAAAGTGGATGAGAATATTGAAAAGTATGCAAGGAGAATATATGATCATGTTTTTGGCTATAACATTGAGGTAGCTCTGTCCAATGAAGAGACATGGAAAAATCGTAACAGGCCAAGGCCTATTTATAGCAAAGATGTAATACCAGATGATCTGATTGGTCAGAATGGAAATCTGGAGAAGAATTCTGTTCTCGAAGATACTTCATCAGTATCTGCAATGGCATCTCTAGGTCTGAAAAATCCACAGGATCTTTGGAGCTTAAAGGAAAACTCGAAAGTTTTTTTTGAGGCCGTAGGATTATGCTTTGCAAAGAGAGAAAAG GAGATTGGTAACATGATTTTCGATAAAGACGATCAATTAGCAGTAGAATTTGTTACTGCTGCTGCAAATATCAGAGCTTCTTCATTTGGCATCCCGTTGCATAGCCTCTTCGAGGCTAAAGGTATAGCTGGCAATATTGTGCATGCTGTTGCCACAACAAATGCCATCATTGCTGGGTTGATTGTGATTGAGGCTGTTAAGGTGCTGCAAAATGATACTAAAAGCTATAG GATGACTTATTGTCTTGAACATCCTTCAAGAAAAATGCTTCTTATGCCAGTTGAGCCTTTTGAGCCAAACAAGTCATGCTATGTCTGTTCCAAG ACACCTTTGACTCTTGTGGTAAATACACATCGTTCAAAGTTGAGGGACATAGTTGACAAGATTGTGAAAGCAAAGCTTGGCATGAATTTGCCTTTGATCATGCATGGTTCATTGCTTCTGTATGAGGTTGGTGAAGATCTTGAGGAAGACGAGGTTGCTAATTATGCTGCTAACCTTGAAAAG GTACTGGCTAAACTTCCTTCTCCGGTCACTGGTGGAACAACACTCACAGTTGAGGATCTACAGCAAGAGCTTAAATGTAGCATAAATGTCGAGCATAG GGAGGAATTTGACGAGGAGAAAGAACCTGATGGGATGATTCTCTCTGGCTGGACAGAACCTCCATCAGAAGAAAATAACGACAATACCGCGGTTGACAATGGTGCTAGCACATCTGCTGTACCTGCAGCTACCTCTCTTGGAACTGAAGAAGATGAATTACATATCATCCCAACACAAATTGGAAACAAAAGAAAGTTATCCGACATATCTGGTTCTTCTCTTTCGGATCAATCATCTGTTACCAttgaaacaaaatttaaaagaaaagtGGAAGAAATCGACGATACTGACGATCTTATCCTGCTTGATGAACGGGTATCCGACTCTAGCAAGAAGAAGAGGGAGCAGTAG